CAGTTTCTTGGCTTTCTTGCCtgccaatttttttctcttgtctctCTGGTTCTGGGATTCTTTGAAACGAAGTGCAAGCACGGTTCAAAGCCAGGTTTGCCGAAGCAGTCAGGGCCCAAGCCAGGGAAAGAACATGGCTCAGGGCCATGTCTCTTCAAGTCAGGGGCCTGGCTCCCCTAGGgtgcttccctctcccctccccacctgcagTAGCCGGCCCCCCCACCTTCCCTCACATATCCTGGTCCCAGAGCAGATTTCGTACTAGGAAGCCAAAGACGGGGGAGAAAGCACAGGGGGAAAATGGACTGCGTATTCAGTGAAAAACCCTCTCCATCTGCTCTGAGTCGGGAGAATCGGGAGGTGGGTGGGCCATCTGTGGGCAAGGGAACCGCCTCTGCAGGGGAAGGCAGGTCTCTGGGCAGTGGGatatgggagggaaggagggctggAGACCTAGGCTTGACACCTGGGGCCCTGGGAGTGCGCCTGTGCTTCAACCAAAGCCAAGAACTTGAAGATCCACCTGGAAACCTGGGGATCACTGTCCCCTCTGGTCTGCAGTGCTGTTCTcaaggtttgtgtgtgtgtatgtggcatCGCCTCTCCCAGCTCCTCTAACACCTCCCGCTCTGCACTTCTGCACCTCCCGTCACTCGGCAGCTTTCCTCTTGGATGGGGGCACGAGGTGGGCAGGCAGCTCGCTGGGCAGCTCATGCCCCTCCAGCTTGACTTTGATGAGGTGGTTGGCCAGCGCGAACTCCTCATCATCCAGCATGCCATCCTTGTCGACGTCGGCCAGCTTCCAGATCTTGCCCAGCACGCTGTTGGGCAGCTTGGAGCGCACCATCTCCTTCTTGGCGTTGGCACCTGTGATCTTGCCGTCCACCGGCGACAGGGTGTAGAATATCTCATCGTACATGGGCTTGTCCCTGGCCACCACCCACTCGGCGTCATCgatgccctccccagccccctccccgtaGCCGTGCCCAAAGGGGCTGTGCAGGGTGCCCTCGAAGGCTCCGCCCTTCACCCCCTGGATGGGCCGCCGTGTCTCCTCCTGGCGCACCAGCGTCATGAGCTGGGCGATGTCCTGGGCCAGCATGTCGTCCACCACCTCCAGCAGCTTGCTCTTCAGAGGTGGGAATTTGCTGAAGTCCTGGGCCTGCAGCTGGTCCTGGGAAGAGGGGGAGAAAAGAAGGTGGGGATGGAAGGCAATGGAAGGAGATCCCTCCCTCGTTGGGGAGGCTACCTCCTGCTAATGCAAGAATGGTCACAGCTCTTCGGCCTGGAGGCTAAGTGAATCCACATCACAAAATCATAAAAGATATGAGAGCAGGAGAAAAAAGGCACATTGGCCTTTGGCTCTTTTCAGGAGAGAGCAGAGCAGCGACAGGGattggaaaagaaagggaaacttAACAATTATCTGTTTGATCCATTTGGATTCCCTTTAATGTTCCAGAAAATGCATACAGTCAGTCCTCTGTATACGAGGGCTCTGCATCCGTGAAtaaggagggccaactgtacCGTGCCATCTTGtctaagggacttgagcatctgtggactTCGGTGTCAGtggagggtcctggaaccagtcccctgcGGACACCGAGGGAATGACTAAATTCCTCTCCAAGTTTGGCTGCTGAACGGTGGTTCTTGAACGCTGAAGACTGGGTCATGTGGGTGTCCACCTCAGTAAGGGTTACACCTGAAAACGCCGGAAGTGCTGTCACTACATTAATGATCTCATTCACTCTGCCCCCCACAGCTCGTGCCTTTGTGAGAGCAGGCAATCACATTCTGTCACCTTTTAGGGAAGGAAAAACGGAGGCATAGGCAACGAAAAACAAATCACAGCAGAAGGCAAATGTCATTCCGAAGCCAGCGGCTCTTAATAAGGGTGCTCACGGGATTATCTGGAACGAGTTTTCAACCATCGGCTTCTCCCTGAGGGTCCTGACACAGCAGGCAGGGGTGGCAGGCAGGTTTGTAAAGCTCCCCTTGTTGACTTCTCAAGACCCCACCACATTGTAAACGAAGTATGTTCCTGCTTTGCATGTCTTTGCCGTTTTGAAAGGTCCTGGGTCTCCAACACCCAGCTTCTCCTTGGCCTCTATAATGACAAGATGAGAGCTTCCCACTCCTGCCACTGCAGTCTCAGGGCCGTGGGAGGAGCTGGTGCACAGGGGACAGTCTCAGGACAAGCACAGTGAGGTCACCgcagaaaaattcagaaaacacCCACGCTACATTTCAAGAGCAAGTGTGAGGCTGGGCGTGCTCACCTCCCTTCAGGGAGGACAAGCCCTTTCTTCTGCTCTAggtccctctgtctctcccagcCTGTCCACATCTAGGTGTGTTCGGTGGGCTCCCAACTAGGGGTCCCAATATCTTCCAGGTGACACAGTGGGTGCTCCCACCAACACACATGTGCCCCGACAGGACAACTGTTTCCATTACTGATGCAGCCCCCTAACAACAGAACCTGACGTCCGACTGGCAAATGAGCAAGAAGGTGAAACCATTTATGCTGCAAAAGGATTCTTCCCATTTGAAAAAGTCATATGATCCCTATCAAATGTCATCCTCCCCAAACATGCGCTTACAGATCATTAATTCttaacagaaagagaaactgaaagTTGAAATCCAAATTACACGAAAGCAATTCTGAAATTAGTGACTGACTCATGGTAGGCGGCTACAGGAATGAATGGTTGCATGAGCAAACGCATACTTTGGATGtctgttttgtctttcttttcattttgacagATAGGAAACTGAAAAATGCCTCTTTGGTACTGCACTGATGTTCTGAAACCCTAACattaacaagaacaaaaacaacattACTACTACATCTGCTgctgtttttttcctaattgccTCATCCTTAATacgttttttatttttaaataattacagaaCCATGAGAATCTGCAAAAACTGTCCAGAGAAGTCAGTCCTTTGTACTCATTACCCAGCTTCCCCTACTGGTGACATCTTCCCTAACTTGCTACTGCACTTTAAGAGCATAGTCTGTGCCAGGCCACGCTGAGGGCCTTGCACATGTTATCTGATGGATACTCACAGTATCCACACAAGGAGGGGCTTTTGTAGTCTCAATATGTAGATGAGGAGACAGATGCTCAGAGAGGATCCAGTCAGTATTGTACCGTAGTTCTTTGCTTAGACCGTGGACAGCTTCTGGGGTTTCTACTTGCAGCCTATGTGAACACTGCACTCAGAAAACCCTAAGCAGGTTAATTACCTTTGTAAACtttagtttgctcatctgtaaaaggaggagGAAATGCCTTCCCTGGGGGACTGTTTCAGGGATAATATAAGAAACCATGTGTCACAGACCCTAGCCCAAGAGAGGGGCCCACGGTGCACCCCAAAGATGGTGATCTCCGGTGCAGACTTCTGCTTCTCCACGGCTTATGTCCCAAATCGCTCCCAAGTGGGAGCTCAGTGGTAAACTTAAGCAATGAAAGGCCAAGAGAGTGTTCATTTGTCAGGTGACTTGCTTTGTTTCACGTGACCCCGTGGGGAGTCCAAACCTGTGGTAGCCATGACTGGGAAAACTGGAGGTGTCAGAATCCAAACACCTGCTGACACCCCTGCCCCACTGGGAGCCCTGGGCTCTGTGTCTTACCCCAGGCCCAGATACGGCACCTGTTAGGCCGGGGTCAATCCAACAGGGAAAGCAGACCCTGGGCCATCTGCCTGCCTGCTGGTTCTGAGTTGAGTTTCACCCCAGGGCATCCAAGGGGGGCCTCCTTCAAGCTCAGGCTGCTCAGCCAGCTTGTGTGACATTGGCCCTTTCCTGGAGCCTCAGAGCCTGCTTACCTGCATCCTCTTCAGGTTGGGAAAGTCCCCAGGTGAGATCTGGTGCTCCCGCTCAATCTGGCGATAAATCTCGCCCAGGTTGTTCACCAGCTCCTTTTTCTTGTTGTCCTTTCCAAACACCGAGGGCATCTCCTTCTTCAGAGAGCTGATGATGTACGCATGGACCTGCATAACAGGAGCAGAGAGAAACCTTCAGATCAAGACCttgattctttcctttcctcGAGGGCAGCTCCCACCCCATCTCTTCCTGTAAATCCCTCCACCTGCTCCtacttctgaaataatttttgtctCCACCTTGTCTCTTCTGCTGCTTGCAGCACTGAGCTATTTTGCTAGATCTTAGGGGTAAGGTGAAGTTGTGGGGAGGTTAAGGTCAAGGCAGTAACAGGGATGATAATTCTGGTGATGGGGTTGATGACGAGGAAGACAGTAACAATTCACATGTACCAAGCACCTCAGAGGCCACCAGGCACTGTGATGAGGGCTttctcattctttattctactttATCTTCTAAGTCTTTCAATTTACTGATgtggaaacaggcacagagagaccAGGGCCCTTGCTGGGGTTGGGATCACAGAGTAAACTGGGCAGTTGACTCCAATCTGGCCATCTGATGCCAGGGCAGGTGATCATAACCATCACACTATCCTgaccctgcctccccaccccccgtcCAGAGCTGGCATGACTGATGCTCCTGATGTAGTGCCTATGGGACATCCTCGCGTGGGCAGGCAGCAGCTCAGCTTTTACAGCTGAACCCCTCCCCCCAAGTCGTTGTCCCCGCCTATGCTGCCCATTCCCCCAGGCAGCATCACCTTGGCCAGCCTGGCTCTCTTGATGAGGTCATTCAGCTTGCGCAGGGCAGCATTTCGTGGCAGACTCTGTATGTCGCGGAACAGATCCTGCTCCTCGGCCTCAAATAGCTTCCGGTTGTCTGGGATGAGAAGGGGGTGGGACCAGAAGGAGCCGATGTAGACCCGGATCACCTCGGGGGTGTTCACGATCTTCCCCAGGGACCACATGAGGGCCCCGTACACCCGCATCAGCTGCTGCGTCTCGATCTGGTCGGCCTTGTTCAGCACCACCCGCATCTTGTCTTCGTGGTTCTTGAGGGCTTGAATGACTTCTGAGAACTCGTCAGAGATGTCCAGCTTGTGGGCGTCAAAGAGCAGGATGATGCGATCCACACGCTCGGCGAACCACTCGAGGACGGCAGCAAAGTCGTACCCTGCCGGCAGAGCAGAGTCAGGGGCCGGGGACTTGGGGGCACAGGgtaggggtttggggagaggcagCCAGTGCTGTAGAAACAATGTCTTGGGagtcagatctgggttcaaatctgtcTCCTCCACATTTTCACTATTTGGCTTTGGGCCAGTTGCCaaatgtctctgagtctgtttttccATCTATAAGTGGGCCTACTAATAGTATCCAGCTAATAGAATTTTAAGGACTAAAGACACTCGGAGCCCAGCACCCAGCagctgctcagtaaatgctagttATTATTACTAACATCATTATCCCATAAAGCACAACTACCATCCAGCTTCCCTATCATTGCTTATTGTATTTAGCAGCCAGGAGCCCTGCCTGAACACATTTTGAATAAAGACCTATAAATTTTTTAACAAGGCCTGAAAACTGGGGAAGCAGAAAAATGTAAGATATAGATGATGGTTCAGACCAGATCACTGGTCTGGATGAAATCTGAGGCTCTTGACACATGACTTGTTCTCATGCTGGTTCATGAGCTCACTTCTTTCCTTACTCACTGGATGCAGCCTCCAAATTCCTAGCTCTTAAAACCACAAGGGATTTCTTCCTTAGGATGTGACAGATCTCTAACTGCCATGCCTTGGTTATTGGGTACTGAGCTGCCTCAGATCAGGCTGGTTACAGGAGCCCCACAGCACCTGCTCCACTCAACCCCAAGTAGCACTGgatctgggaggggctggggagggtcaTGTCAACAGTCTGCAGATTCAGCCTCATATTCACTGACCCTTAAGAGCTGGAAGCAgcctcacctctctgtgcctcagtatcTTCTTCCAGAAAACAGAGGGCAATAGATGGtcaagtgaggctcagagaggtaaagtgacttgctcaagggcaCACAGCCCAGGAGCAGCAGCACTGGGATGCAAATGGCGGTAGCAGGCCTGCCGCCACTCCCCAGTGCCACACCTCTGGCAAGAAAGTCGGAAGTCCAACGGTAGGATCAACAACCCTGGCTCCCACTACAACGGTTACAGAGGCATATACCCTGGGGCCCTAAGCTGATTGCCACCACTGAGTGGGAGACTGAGCGATCAGGAAAAAGCCAGCCAGCAGTCCCTGCCCTGCTTCATGAAGGAGACTAGAAACCAGGGCGGGTCACTAGGCAGCCGCCTTGCAACTGAGTCAAACTGAAGCTGCTCTGATCGCCTGTACCAGCGGTTCTCAACTTGAGCAGAATCCCCTGAAGGGCTTGTTAAAACCCAGATGGCTCAGTTCGCAATTCAGTTCACACCACAACCTCATTTCACCCTCACAGCACCCTCAGAGGCAAGCACAGTGAGAAGTAATATCCTTCCCAGACAAAAACCTGAGTTTCCGGGATGAAGGCTCAATTGTGGGCCAGTGGGGGTCTAGGACTGGACCGGGCCAGTGGGGTTCAAGGACTGGACCAGGCCGTGGGGCCCTGGGCTCCCTGCACAGGCCAGGCGGGCAGCGGTCCTGCACCTGGcactccctgcctcccccacttCCCATGCACAGGCCCAGCCAGCAGCTCCCTCGGAGCCTAGGAGGCCCCTACACTCCTGCTCCAGGTGGGCCTGCAGCCTGtacccactccctcccctcccaccctcccttccctgtGCTGGCTCCAGGATATTATTAATCTCTTTCAGCCAGATGGAGGGCAGTCTCAGTCTCACCAACCAAAGGCAGTCCCCCAGAGCTGGGGGCAGGAAGGGGGCCAGAGGGCTCAGAAAATCAGGGCAACCTACTCGCCTCTCCCAACCTTCCCACCCAGAAACGGGGTCACGGCCTTGCTGCTGTGGTGCCTGCAACTCTCACAAGCCTGCCCTCCCCGTGGCAGCAGGGCTCGGAGGCCTCTGGCACTCTGCTGAAACCTATTCCCAAATCTCGCCTGACAAGGATTTAGCTGTGTCAGTACAGgccatggtgtgtgtgtggggggtgcagCTGGGAAGAGCTGCTGCCGCCCCCCAACTCCACACCGtgtctcccccccccacccccccgcacAGCCCATTTCCGCCCTCAGAGCTCAGCACACAGCCACTGGGCAGCCAGAGCAGCCAGCCCTGGGTGCTTAACGACAAGGCTCAGAGCGGGTGAGACGTGCCCAGGGCCACGCAGCTGCGGGAGGATCAGGACCAGAACTCAGGTCCTCCCACCCCAAGCCCAGCGCTGCAGCCACCCATGGGCTGCGGAAAGTGAAGGGGCCAGAGAAGCTTCGGAGAAGAGCAGGGCTTTGGAGGGGGTGGGGCAAACCCCAGCAACCTGACCAGCCCCACcgcgtggggtgggggtgggggggagagtgACAGCACAGGTCACTGCTGCCGGAACAGCACAGCCCCTTGCCTGTTCCTGCCCCCAGGGCCGGGTCAGGCGCCCTCGGGCAGACCCACCTCTATGCTCACGCACAGAACCATGGGAACCGTGGAAAGCGTAGGGACCTACGGGACTGTCATTGGATGCGTCATCCCCTCACTGCCCTGGGagcagggtggggcagggccaggagagGTCGTCCTTCTCAGCTTCCCTGCGCCCAGCACGGTGCCCAGCACACAGAAGGTGCTCGAGCAGTACTGGCTGAACAGAACTGAAATGTGAGCCCTGTTCTGCCTTTTATATCCTGGGGACAGTGAAAAAGTCAcccccaggcctcagttttctggtCTCTGAACTAATCCACTAGACCCTGCCAGAGGGTTGCTGTGAGAATCCAATCAAAGAAAAGGATGCTGGTGAGACCATTTGCCTGTGACCCTGGCCGTTCCTctggctctgcccccttccaaGCGCCAGTTTCCATGAGATAGGTATGCTCTGAAGGGGTCACCTGAGGAGCACTGGCCAGGGCAAGCTCACCTCTAGTCTCTGCTCAGCCATTAAACGGCTGTGTGTCCTTAGGCAAGCAGCCTTCCTTCTCTGGTCCTtggtttctctctgcctcttaaACCAGGGGGTTGGACTAGATCTCTGGATTTCCTTTCTTAGTTCACCAGTCCCTGCTTCTGAGACTGGAGGTGTGACGGTGGGGAGTACAGCAAGATGGAGTTTAGTCACAAGGAAGCTCTTGCAGGACGGGGGGACAGAAGGCTGGGGGCTGTGGTCTTAAACACCCCAGGTGCCTATGTGAAGCCTGCTCCTGTCTGAGGACAGGTGGATGGCTTTGGGGAAACCTTTCCAGGATTTCGCAAGCACAGAGGCCTTCAATTCACCCTCTAGTTTTGCAAATTTTGCATGCCCTGGCAAGCAGCTATCAAATCACAAACTCAGTAATGCAGGTGCTTTCTCCCCAGGTGTGGCTGCATAAGCGTTAAGTGAAGACTCTGTGGGCTTTCTCTGCAGCTCAGCTTCCCTGCTCCTGACTGTTCAGAGCCCAGCAGCCTCCAGGCTGGGTATCTAATTATTTCTGTGGATTGGGTTTATGCGTATCAGCTGTcccatttattttctatgtggccttgggcaagtctgattctgttttcttggctgtaaaatgggataaaaaTGACTGACTGATGAGGGGTCAATAGTAGAACCACGGCAACAAGATAGTGGAGGGAGGGCCCAGACTCAGTCTGGAGGCTCTGCCGTGATGTCTGGGGAGACAGGCCCTCTTTCCTCCGCTGGTCCTAGGAGAATGGCTCTGAGGCCCACAACAGGAGCCCCTGAGCACCTGCTGCAGCCCGAGGGCTCACGAGATGTGGACTAGTGGGTGGTGGGAGAGTCAAGCTCCGAGAGACTGACGGTGAAGCTGGCCTTCCTGGAATTACCCATAGCAAGTCTGCTGGCTCCAAGAGATCTGGTCTGCAGGCACCAGAATCAGACACTGGGCAACCTGCAGGGATCTGGGGCTCTCCCTACTGCCCCCAGGTTCCAGAGGACTGCAAAGAAAGCACTTCTAAGTGATGGCAGGCAGAGGAAATCGATGAGACAGTAAGCGCAGCAACTCCTGAGTCATCCCTGGCTTCCTCCCCGGCCTGGAACGCAGTGCCCGGTGCTGACAAGGCTCACTGCTTTGTGTTTGCAGCCACGCAATCTCATCTGATCCTCAGAACTCTCCATGTGTCAGGAGGTAACCAGCCAAGGGAAAGGGACAGCGGatagggaagggagagggacagagaggctAAGGGGCTCgcccaagctcacacagccaGGTGGTGGCAAACTCAGGACCCAGACCCTTGATTCTCATCCACACTCCTTTCTTGGCTCAGAGCCCTGCGAGGCTGGAGCTCAGGGGTCTGAGCCCTCCCACCAGACACTTACTTGTGGTGGGTACATAAAAGGTATGATCCTGCCCCCAAAGTCTCTTtcaatatttgaagacattttagcaaaagagaaattaaaagaatgtGGGAAGAGTTCAGACAACAATTGGGAACAGAGGTCACACTGCGTGTCTCCCAGAAGTAACCTTGAAAAGTGGCCCAAGAGACTCATCACAGGCCTCTCAAATGACAAAAGGTGTCGGCGAGCCCTTTGGAAGGGACTCAGGactctgctgctctgtctccGCAGTGATGCCCCCAACGGGCATGTATGTACCACATGTGGTCTGGGGCCCCAGAAGCCCCAGAAAATGACAGGACAGGCCGGGGATAGGAGGCTGAGGATCAGCCTAGACCCTCTGAGGTCCCTCAAGGGAAACTTGTAGGTGAGAGTTTGCCTTCACTCCTCCTCCCTGTGCTCCTTCCAGACAGGCCACGATAATGTGCTGAAAGGCACTGTGCTGGGAACCGTGGGGACCAGAGTCCCCATCCCAGTTCTGAGACCGGGCAAGTTTTTACCTGCTCCGGCCCCACCGAGCTCACCTGTACAGGACCGGGTCTGCTGGGAGTGATGTGAACCACATGTGGAGGGGTTGCTTTTCAAGGGTGGGGCCTGTGGGGATTTCTCGCTGAGATGCTGACAGGAAATGTGGTTCCCAAGTGTGAGGACACTCGGCTTCCGGAGCCCTCCCACTCCCACTGCATCCTTGCTTCTTCCCAGTAATGAGATTGGGCTGGGCACATCCTGTCACTTCCAGGAACTGCCTCCCGGCCCCTCTCCTGCCCATCCCAGTGCATCTGCCTCTAGAGACAAGGGCGGGACCGGGACTTCCAGGGCTCAGGCTCCCGGATGTCCCctgcttcctctctcccctcaagACACTCACTGCAGCCCCGGGCCCAGGCAGAGAGGCCACAACCTGAACAAGGACCTCACTCTGCCCAGCTCTGGCCCAGGGCCTGAGTGCTCCCTCCTGTGAAGCCTGCGGCCTGGGGAGCCCTTGAGAGTAGCTCTCTTTCCAGAATGTGGCACACCAGGGCCGCAGCCCAGAGGTAGCTCTGTGTGGACTTGACAGCAAGTCCTGTTTTTCTGGTGAGACACAGCCGTGTGCCTGGCGGGAGGCCTGATGGGCGGAACGTGggctggatttcaggcttgaCACGCCCTCAGACAGGTGCGCTCCAGCAGGGCTACCCAGGGGCCATGCACGGACTGTCCATGGGGCCCTGCCTGGCCCTGGGATGGAGGAAGGCAAGAAGCACCAATTCGAGTTCTGAGAGCCCCTGGCAAGAAGTGTGCAAAGTGTGTTGGGTTCTGTGCACACGCTGCATGTACGTGTGTGCGCAGGCGGGAATGGAGGgagtgtgggggtgtgtgtgtagctATAAACTGAACTACAGGTTCTCTGGCTGATTTTGAGGAAGGTCTCTTCACACTGGAAACTTTCCTCATTTGCCTCTGACATCTGAGGGGGCCTGATATTCCCTGATTTTCCGGTCTCTGTGGAACGCTGAGGTCAGCACTGCCCTGGGCTGACGATGCAAGACTGAGTGGCAACCCAGCtctcagctcttttttttttttttttaatcacaggcTACTTCTGCCAGCTGCATTTCTAGTCTAGACTCAGAAGGGCAGAGAACAAACTGGCCTGTGTAGATATCATAGGACCATCACTCCTCCCAGAGGTAGGGAGGGACCTGGTGCTTAGTcagtgaggggt
The genomic region above belongs to Vicugna pacos chromosome 15, VicPac4, whole genome shotgun sequence and contains:
- the EHD3 gene encoding EH domain-containing protein 3; translated protein: MFSWLGSDDRRRKDPEVFQTVSEGLKKLYRSKLLPLEEHYRFHEFHSPALEDADFDNKPMVLLVGQYSTGKTTFIRYLLEQDFPGMRIGPEPTTDSFIAVMQGDVEGTIPGNALVVDPKKPFRKLNAFGNAFLNRFVCAQLPNPVLESISVIDTPGILSGEKQRISRGYDFAAVLEWFAERVDRIILLFDAHKLDISDEFSEVIQALKNHEDKMRVVLNKADQIETQQLMRVYGALMWSLGKIVNTPEVIRVYIGSFWSHPLLIPDNRKLFEAEEQDLFRDIQSLPRNAALRKLNDLIKRARLAKVHAYIISSLKKEMPSVFGKDNKKKELVNNLGEIYRQIEREHQISPGDFPNLKRMQDQLQAQDFSKFPPLKSKLLEVVDDMLAQDIAQLMTLVRQEETRRPIQGVKGGAFEGTLHSPFGHGYGEGAGEGIDDAEWVVARDKPMYDEIFYTLSPVDGKITGANAKKEMVRSKLPNSVLGKIWKLADVDKDGMLDDEEFALANHLIKVKLEGHELPSELPAHLVPPSKRKAAE